The following proteins come from a genomic window of Malus sylvestris chromosome 4, drMalSylv7.2, whole genome shotgun sequence:
- the LOC126618705 gene encoding protein RALF-like 24, whose protein sequence is MIMSHSPFNEPSNHLNLTLLSFPFLSFHSPTTIHKNKEPTKQKNKKKEKMPKPTIIFYVSLLVIHTHFPICNGVSLKGSGIEAAMAGRSGCSENLGECLTEPEMESESSRRILAMQKKYISYGTLKRDSVPCGTPGASYYNCHAVAANPYNRGCEVITGCARGN, encoded by the coding sequence ATGATCATGTCTCATAGCCCATTTAATGAACCCTCCAACCACTTGAATCTCACTTTgctttcctttcctttcctttccttccACAGTCCAACGACCATCCACAAAAACAAAGAacccacaaaacaaaaaaacaaaaagaaggaaaaaatgcCCAAACCCACTATAATTTTCTACGTATCCCTCCTTGTAATCCACACCCACTTCCCAATCTGCAATGGGGTTTCACTCAAAGGGAGCGGAATCGAGGCTGCCATGGCGGGAAGAAGTGGCTGCAGCGAGAACCTTGGGGAGTGCTTGACAGAGCCGGAGATGGAGTCAGAGAGCAGCAGGAGGATTCTGGCAATGCAGAAGAAGTACATAAGCTACGGGACTCTCAAGAGGGACTCGGTTCCCTGTGGAACACCAGGGGCTTCCTACTACAACTGTCACGCTGTGGCGGCCAATCCGTACAACAGAGGGTGCGAGGTCATCACGGGATGTGCAAGAGGTAATTGA
- the LOC126618704 gene encoding heat stress transcription factor A-5-like, whose protein sequence is MEGGSTAGGGGGPAPFLLKTYNMVDDSATDEIVSWSSNKKSFVVWNPPEFSRVLLPTYFKHNNFSSFIRQLNTYGFRKSDPERWEFANEDFIQDQKNLLKNIHRRKPIHSHSNPQGSMVDPERAALDDEIEKLSHDKDTLEASISTFKQQQSAAKLQLENLAQRVSGMEQRQKNLLTFLDEAVHNPNFIEHLSRKIESMDFSAYNKKRRLPDIENLQPVVENGFVDNQSSSRSEFGNVFHQDFSSKLRLELSPAVSDMNLVSLSTQSSNEDGGSSTRKISEELKGAQMRTEGLLFAPETLELSDTGTSFAFKMDSLLLLKAPTVGSPIRHSLQPGLPSNEEGDGHISCQLNLTLASTPSQVNNSPYSAAVPQGGQDINKSAASELNDNGKEPDLRAFTNKNLADDDKPKTSSQEATHNNQEPALVSVRVNDVFWEQFLTERPGCSENEEASSNYRGNPYDEQDDGRFGHGMSRTVKDAETLTL, encoded by the exons ATGGAAGGAGGCTCGACTGCCGGCGGAGGCGGTGGCCCGGCGCCGTTTCTGCTGAAGACGTACAACATGGTGGACGATTCCGCGACGGACGAGATCGTGTCGTGGAGCTCGAACAAGAAGAGCTTCGTCGTCTGGAACCCGCCCGAGTTCTCCCGGGTTCTGCTCCCCACCTATTTCAAGCACAACAACTTCTCCAGCTTCATTCGTCAGCTCAATACATAC GGATTTCGAAAGAGTGATCCTGAGAGATGGGAATTTGCTAATGAAGACTTCATACAAGATCAGAAGAATCTTCTTAAGAATATCCACCGCAGAAAACCCATTCACAGCCACAGCAATCCTCAAGGTTCTATGGTTGATCCAGAAAGAGCAGCTCTTGATGACGAAATAGAGAAGCTTTCACATGATAAGGACACACTCGAGGCAAGTATTTCAACGTTCAAACAGCAGCAATCTGCAGCTAAGCTTCAGTTGGAAAACTTAGCACAGCGGGTGAGTGGTATGGAACAACGGCAGAAGAATTTGCTGACATTCTTAGATGAGGCTGTTCACAACCCTAATTTTATTGAACACCTCTCTAGAAAAATTGAATCTATGGATTTCTCAGCATATAATAAGAAAAGGCGATTGCCTGACATTGAAAACCTACAACCTGTCGTGGAGAATGGTTTTGTGGATAACCAAAGTAGTTCCAGATCTGAGTTTGGAAATGTTTTCCACCAAGACTTCTCAAGTAAACTTAGACTAGAATTATCACCAGCTGTTTCAGACATGAACTTGGTTTCGCTTAGCACGCAGAGTTCCAATGAAGATGGGGGAAGTTCAACTAGGAAAATATCTGAAGAACTTAAAGGTGCACAGATGAGAACAGAAGGGCTTTTATTTGCACCTGAAACCTTAGAACTTTCAGATACCGGAACATCTTTTGCATTCAAAATGGATTCGTTGTTATTGCTGAAGGCACCAACTgttggaagccctatacgtcaTTCCTTGCAGCCAGGTTTGCCTTCTAATGAAGAAGGTGATGGTCATATATCCTGCCAGTTAAATCTCACTCTTGCATCTACTCCGTCGCAAGTCAATAATAGTCCTTATTCAGCTGCAGTACCCCAAGGAGGTCAGGATATCAACAAATCTGCAGCATCAGAGCTAAATGACAATGGCAAGGAACCGGATTTAAGAGCCTTTACAAACAAAAATCTAGCTGATGATGACAAACCTAAAACTTCCTCCCAAGAAGCcacacataacaatcaagaGCCTGCACTGGTTTCTGTTAGAGTAAACGATGTTTTCTGGGAACAGTTCCTAACTGAAAGACCCGGCTGTTCAGAGAATGAAGAAGCAAGTTCTAATTATAGGGGAAATCCATATGATGAGCAAGATGATGGAAGGTTCGGCCATGGAATGTCCAGAACTGTCAAGGATGCGGAAACACTCACTCTTTAA